The following are encoded together in the Hemicordylus capensis ecotype Gifberg chromosome 4, rHemCap1.1.pri, whole genome shotgun sequence genome:
- the LOC128323136 gene encoding interleukin-20-like: MDDEKRRTTEQQEYGKRRQARDSIRASILSHPQSLHDFQSLDRCCLIRHIARFYLDKVFRYCETENLHVSRKISGIANSFLGIEKKLRQCQDQSMCSCQEEAINKYQQIIANYEQMDVMSAAMKSLGELDILLDWLEAY, translated from the exons ATGGATGATGAAAAAAGGAGAACAACAGAACAACAAGAATATGGGAAAAGAAGA caagccagagattctATCAGAGCAAGCATTTTGTCGCACCCACAATCTTTGCATGATTTCCAA TCTTTAGACAGATGTTGCCTTATTCGTCACATTGCAAGATTCTACCTGGATAAAGTCTTCCGGTATTGTGAGACAGAAAACCTTCATGTCAGTCGGAAAATCAGCGGCATAGCCAACTCGTTTCTAGGCATTGAAAAGAAACTCAGACAATGT CAAGATCAAAGTATGTGCAGCTGTCAGGAAGAGGCAATTAACAAATATCAGCAGATCATTGCCAACTATGAACAG ATGGATGTCATGTCTGCTGCGATGAAATCCCTTGGAGAACTGGATATACTGCTTGATTGGTTAGAGGCATATTAG